A region from the Planctomycetota bacterium genome encodes:
- a CDS encoding DUF1592 domain-containing protein, whose product MTSRPPLRLPVYALMLVALLVRAGRASDPSFEADARPLIQQFCVDCHNDKKQKGDVNLDRFVTPASLAQNPKLWEDVTRVLRESEMPPHKKPQPSDADRARLIGAVEHTLAHLEYQPDPGRTVIRRLTRVEYNNTIRDLLGVDSHPADAFPADGGGGEGFDNHAATLYITPILMEKYLQAARQIAEQVDVAKLAGVDPNTKFDPHAAAHNMLAALLPRAFRRPTDEGEINRYLNVFDHAMQSGRDFNDAARLALRAVLVSPNFVYRIEADRPGATDAYPLNDFELATRLSYLLWSSMPDRELFDLAKQNRLHENDVLIAQVKRMLADVKSRAFAEQFITQWLDIRRLGSVEPDRNRYKDFTPELKAAMSEEPIDLFAAMLRDNAPLTDLIACNYTYLNAALAKHYGIAGVEGDQFRRVTLPDATRGGVLTLGAVLTVASYPQRTSPVLRGKWVLEQVLGVQAPPPPASVQTLSRDDKPHDGQTFRQRLERHRADPTCAACHAKIDPLGFGLENFDVIGAWRDKIGGVPVDAAGKMPTGETFTGPGELKQILLARREQIMRHLTDKMLAYALARGIEAYDTPVINKIMDDLKANDYHAQNLIVGIATSYPFTHRKNATITDRKEAPHE is encoded by the coding sequence ATGACATCACGCCCGCCACTGCGATTGCCGGTCTATGCCCTCATGCTCGTCGCGCTCCTCGTCCGCGCCGGCCGCGCGAGCGACCCGAGCTTCGAAGCCGACGCCCGTCCGCTCATTCAACAGTTCTGCGTCGATTGCCACAACGACAAAAAGCAGAAAGGCGACGTCAATCTCGATCGCTTCGTCACGCCCGCTTCGCTCGCCCAGAACCCCAAGCTCTGGGAGGATGTGACGCGCGTGCTGCGCGAAAGCGAGATGCCCCCGCACAAAAAGCCCCAGCCCAGCGACGCCGATCGCGCCCGGCTCATCGGAGCCGTCGAGCACACGCTCGCGCATCTGGAATATCAACCCGACCCCGGCCGCACGGTGATCCGCCGCCTGACGCGCGTCGAGTACAACAACACGATCCGCGATCTGCTCGGCGTCGATTCGCATCCCGCCGATGCGTTCCCCGCCGACGGCGGCGGCGGCGAGGGCTTTGACAATCACGCCGCCACGCTCTACATCACGCCCATCCTGATGGAAAAATACCTTCAGGCCGCCCGACAGATCGCCGAGCAGGTCGACGTCGCCAAACTCGCCGGCGTCGATCCCAATACGAAATTCGACCCGCATGCCGCCGCGCACAACATGCTCGCCGCCCTGCTCCCGCGCGCTTTCCGTCGCCCGACCGATGAGGGCGAAATCAACCGATACCTGAACGTGTTTGATCACGCCATGCAGTCCGGCCGCGACTTCAATGACGCCGCCCGCCTCGCGCTGCGGGCGGTTCTCGTGTCGCCGAATTTCGTATATCGCATCGAAGCCGATCGCCCCGGTGCGACCGATGCGTATCCCCTCAACGACTTCGAACTCGCCACGCGCTTGAGCTATCTGCTCTGGTCCTCCATGCCCGATCGCGAACTGTTCGACCTCGCCAAACAGAATCGGCTCCACGAAAACGATGTCCTCATCGCGCAGGTCAAGCGCATGCTCGCCGATGTCAAGAGCCGCGCCTTCGCCGAGCAGTTCATCACGCAATGGCTCGACATCCGCCGCTTGGGCAGCGTCGAGCCCGACCGCAATCGCTACAAGGATTTCACACCCGAACTCAAAGCCGCCATGAGCGAGGAGCCCATCGATCTCTTCGCCGCCATGCTCCGCGACAACGCCCCGCTGACGGACCTCATTGCGTGCAACTACACGTATCTCAACGCCGCGCTCGCCAAACATTACGGAATCGCCGGCGTGGAAGGCGATCAGTTCCGCCGCGTCACGCTGCCCGATGCGACGCGCGGCGGCGTGCTGACGCTCGGAGCCGTGCTGACCGTGGCGTCCTACCCGCAGCGCACCAGTCCCGTCCTGCGCGGCAAGTGGGTCCTCGAACAGGTGCTTGGCGTGCAGGCCCCCCCGCCGCCGGCGAGCGTGCAGACCCTCTCGCGCGATGACAAGCCGCACGATGGTCAGACTTTTCGCCAACGACTCGAACGCCACCGCGCCGACCCGACCTGCGCCGCCTGTCACGCCAAGATCGACCCCCTCGGGTTCGGCCTCGAAAACTTCGACGTCATCGGCGCCTGGCGCGACAAGATCGGCGGCGTCCCCGTCGACGCCGCCGGCAAAATGCCCACCGGCGAAACCTTCACCGGCCCCGGCGAACTCAAACAGATCCTCCTCGCCCGCCGCGAACAGATCATGCGCCATCTCACCGACAAGATGCTCGCCTACGCCCTCGCCCGCGGCATCGAAGCGTATGACACGCCCGTCATCAACAAGATCATGGACGACCTGAAAGCCAACGACTATCACGCCCAGAACCTCATCGTCGGCATCGCCACCAGCTACCCGTTCACGCACCGCAAGAACGCTACAATCACAGACCGGAAGGAAGCGCCTCATGAGTAA
- a CDS encoding redoxin domain-containing protein, whose protein sequence is MQAARWIVIAVVTIGVALLVTFQRGQVLPESGVQGVIGLHSPSKKALDALLEETPSPARTVDSMWYAGGIPHRQAVIHYLSRAALLDPKLLDSSRAIINDACRDADLSVQTIALQLASATGGSAPWQWVNVMLQDADPQVRLLWLNFLVSNRQSEDVSTVLWMLNDSEPQVVATAMAALGDRADRNFAYDPAADKPARRAAVEACLTWWREQKGTQPAAAPALAVPPPPSPTLADEFQLTDIDGAKVDLAALRGRIIVLYFWHSADQPARDQLSELVQLKYRHGDELVVLGIGTDGVSDPHGDAQFAAAADGSLPFNADAARAIEVMARADQVNFPVLIENTGQVAGAYCGFEVPVTVWIGRDGFVRRRYTGTRSLDVLEQIYARLHAISVETTQPTPRP, encoded by the coding sequence ATGCAGGCGGCTCGCTGGATTGTCATCGCGGTAGTCACGATCGGCGTGGCGCTTCTGGTCACGTTTCAGCGCGGGCAGGTGCTGCCGGAATCCGGCGTGCAGGGCGTGATCGGTCTGCATTCGCCGTCGAAGAAGGCGCTGGACGCATTGCTGGAGGAAACGCCCTCGCCCGCGCGGACGGTTGATTCGATGTGGTACGCCGGCGGGATTCCGCACCGGCAGGCGGTGATTCACTATCTGAGCCGGGCGGCGCTGCTGGACCCGAAGCTGCTCGACAGTTCGCGCGCGATCATCAACGACGCCTGTCGCGATGCGGACTTGAGCGTGCAGACGATCGCGCTTCAGCTTGCGTCGGCGACGGGCGGGTCGGCGCCGTGGCAATGGGTCAATGTCATGTTGCAGGACGCCGATCCGCAGGTGCGTCTGCTGTGGCTCAATTTCCTCGTGTCCAATCGGCAGTCGGAGGATGTGTCGACGGTGCTTTGGATGCTCAATGATTCGGAGCCGCAGGTCGTCGCGACGGCGATGGCGGCGCTGGGCGATCGGGCGGATCGGAATTTCGCGTACGATCCGGCCGCCGACAAGCCCGCGCGTCGGGCCGCCGTCGAGGCGTGCCTGACGTGGTGGCGTGAGCAGAAGGGCACGCAGCCGGCCGCGGCGCCGGCGCTGGCGGTTCCCCCGCCGCCGAGCCCGACGCTCGCCGACGAATTTCAGCTCACCGACATCGACGGCGCCAAGGTCGATCTGGCTGCGCTGCGCGGCCGCATCATCGTGCTCTACTTCTGGCACTCGGCCGATCAACCCGCGCGCGATCAGCTCTCCGAACTGGTGCAGCTCAAATATCGTCATGGCGACGAGCTGGTCGTGCTGGGCATCGGCACCGACGGCGTCAGCGATCCGCACGGCGACGCGCAGTTCGCCGCCGCCGCCGACGGCTCGCTGCCCTTCAACGCCGACGCCGCACGAGCGATCGAAGTCATGGCCCGCGCCGATCAGGTCAACTTCCCCGTCCTCATCGAGAACACCGGGCAGGTCGCCGGCGCCTACTGCGGGTTCGAAGTGCCCGTCACCGTCTGGATCGGGCGCGACGGCTTCGTCCGCCGACGATACACCGGCACGCGCTCGCTCGATGTGCTTGAGCAGATCTACGCCCGCCTGCACGCCATCAGCGTCGAAACCACCCAACCGACGCCGCGCCCCTGA